Within the Candidatus Krumholzibacteriia bacterium genome, the region ACGGTTTCGCAGGCATCCGAGGGAATATAGAGGAGGGATGGGTTGCTTTCAAGACTTCCCGGAAAGTCGGGCGAGCTAAATAGGGAAACAGGGTCGCCCCGATCCCATTTTCCTGGGACTGGATCTGGATATAAAACTATGTTATCATTGTGTTTCTATATGATTGACCGAAAGGAATTCGATGCGGGGTTTCCCGATCCGTCCAGTTCTCTGCCTGCTCCTTCTTCTCTTCGGAACTCAGGGGAGCCTTGCGCTTCTGAGTTTCGAGTTTGAGCAGCCCTTCTATCTTGAAGAGATCGGAGTGCAGGTCAAGGACCATTCCGTGGTCTATCATGAGGGTCTCTACCATGTCTTCTTCATCCAGAGTTATCTGCCGGAGCCGGGGGACTGGCTGAGGGCGGAGAAATGGTTCGGTCACATTACGAGTCCGGACCTGATGCACTGGACCCATCATGATCCGATTCTGGAGGTCATCCCGGAGACCTGGGAAAGTTCCTATGTCTGGGCGCCGGTCATCATCGACAACCCGCAGGGCGAGGGCTGGTTCATGTACTACACCGGAGTTGACTCCGTGGTCTGTCAACAGACCGGACTGGCCTACAGTCAGGATCTCTACGAGTGGACTCGCCACCCGGACAACCCGTTGTATGTTCCCGGAGAATGGTCCAACTGGGAGGTCGGTCCCTGGGCAAATAACCGGGATCCGGAGATCTTCTTCAACGATCAGAGCGGCTACTACTACCTTCTTACCACGGCCATGACCTCCAATGGTCTGGGGGCTGTTGGGAGCGCCTTCAGCACGGATGCGGTGAACTGGTCCGATCAGGGGCCCTTCTTCGTCAATGACACCGAAAACCTGCTGGAGAGCGTGCAGATCCTTCGGGACGAGCAGGATTACTATCACCTCTTCTTCACAGAGCAGAACATCTACGGAACCAGCCATCTCTACAGCGAAGACCTCTTCGTCCTAGGAGCCTGGATCAAGGAAAACGCCACGACCTTTGACTCCGGCAACGGCCCGGAACTGACCTGGGCCAATGGGGAACTCCTCTTCAGTCGCTACAATTCAGTAGAAATGGAGGACGGGCCGCTCTATTTCCTGCGCTTCGATGCTGCCAATCTGGAAACCGGAGACCACATTCCGGTAGTGGAGAGCAAGATGGGACTCTCGGAGTCCTGGACCGAAATGGAGGGCTTTGGCGAGGCTTTCGTGAATCAGCCGACCTTCGGCGACAACCCCCGCGAACGCGGCATGCCGACCAGCTTCATGCAGGGCAACGGCTACATTGCCACCTATGAGCGTTATCCCTACCCCGGCTACAATACCCCGGGCTGGATTCAGGGTTTTGCTCCCACGGGCATGATCCGCAGCGAGAGCTTTGAGGTCAGTTCCGACCGGATGATGATCATGGTCGGCGGAGGGGAACTTCCCGACACCTGTTTCGTCGCTCTGGTCAACAAGGAGAATCACCGGCTTCTCTTTTCCGAGACCGGTGAAAACAAGCACTCCATGTCCCGTCGCTTCTGGAATACATCGACCCAGATCGGCCGGGAGGTGTATCTGGTCATTGCCGACCTCTACGCAGGCGACTGGGGGTGCATCTCCGCAGACAGCTTTGAGGAATACTGGTACGATGGGCACGAGCACTTCCCTCCCATTGACCCCATGAGCAATGGTCCCACGCTGGGAGAAGTGGTCGAGGCCGCCGGTTTCTCGGGAACGGGAGTCGACGAAGGAATCCCCGCTCCTCGCGGTGAACTGCTGCCCCCCTGGCCAAATCCCTTCAATCCGAAGGTCACCCTGCGCTTTGATCTGGAAACCGAGGCTCAGATCGACCTTCGTATTCTGGACATCCGGGGGAGAGAGGTCTGCGAGATTCTGAATGAAAGGCGAAGGGCTGGCAGCCATGAACTGAGCTGGAATGGAAGGGACACGCAGGGGGCAAGCCTTCCCAGTGGCGTCTATCTGGCCCGCCTTCGCGCGAATGGCCAAATCCTGTCGAGCCGGAAGCTGGTAATGATCCGCTAGATCTCGTGGGGCATGAATTCCTCCGGACTGCGGAAGTACTTGTCCGGAGGGTAGGCCAGGAAGTTACTGACCCGACTTGTGTAGGTACAGGCGTAGTCTCTCATCTGCGAGCCGAAGCGACTGATTTCGCTGTCCACCTTGCAGAGGGATCCCCAGTAGGCATTGTATCGATTCTGAGCCTCTTCCTCGAGAGCGCGGATGATCATGAGCTTACTGGACAGCTCTTCCTCCAACTCTCTTTCCAAAGCTCCCACCTCTTGCAATTCGAGATCCATTTCACGCATCTGGGCTTCGTCCAGACTCCGATATTCGCTGAGCTTGCGATTGCGGAGTTCCAGTTTGCGGGTCCGGACGGCCTCCAGGCGCAGGAGCACGCGGGAGTTGTCGTCCTGAATCTGGTC harbors:
- a CDS encoding FlgD immunoglobulin-like domain containing protein — translated: MRGFPIRPVLCLLLLLFGTQGSLALLSFEFEQPFYLEEIGVQVKDHSVVYHEGLYHVFFIQSYLPEPGDWLRAEKWFGHITSPDLMHWTHHDPILEVIPETWESSYVWAPVIIDNPQGEGWFMYYTGVDSVVCQQTGLAYSQDLYEWTRHPDNPLYVPGEWSNWEVGPWANNRDPEIFFNDQSGYYYLLTTAMTSNGLGAVGSAFSTDAVNWSDQGPFFVNDTENLLESVQILRDEQDYYHLFFTEQNIYGTSHLYSEDLFVLGAWIKENATTFDSGNGPELTWANGELLFSRYNSVEMEDGPLYFLRFDAANLETGDHIPVVESKMGLSESWTEMEGFGEAFVNQPTFGDNPRERGMPTSFMQGNGYIATYERYPYPGYNTPGWIQGFAPTGMIRSESFEVSSDRMMIMVGGGELPDTCFVALVNKENHRLLFSETGENKHSMSRRFWNTSTQIGREVYLVIADLYAGDWGCISADSFEEYWYDGHEHFPPIDPMSNGPTLGEVVEAAGFSGTGVDEGIPAPRGELLPPWPNPFNPKVTLRFDLETEAQIDLRILDIRGREVCEILNERRRAGSHELSWNGRDTQGASLPSGVYLARLRANGQILSSRKLVMIR